A region from the Kineothrix sp. IPX-CK genome encodes:
- a CDS encoding AMP-binding protein → MIFSIDKNPAGEAALVDDSGTSITYGELNGYVKEFGNRIKGRALIFCFCKNMPGSVIGYLGCLENHHVALLLDKNLEQQFLETLVEIYQPSYFWIPTQLRYKITGMFKELIYEAQGYELFSTGNEAPDMSDELSLLLTTSGSMGNPKLVRLSRDNLVSNAQAIADYLQLSPEERPVTSLPMNYTYGLSVINSHLISGGSILLTEKSVVQQEFWDFVKEKKATSFSGVPYTYELLKKIKIMNQDLTSIRYFTQAGGKLSSAMQKEFAVWAKEKGKRFYIMYGQTEATARMSYLPEERCLDKIGSIGIPIPGGRFLIKAPDGNYIDKPDTVGELIYMGSNVSLGYAQCRKDLINGDENNGVLETGDMARKDEDGYYYIAGRKKRFIKIYGVRIGLDECEQLLINKYEGAEFACTGCDDELHIYTTDSQINEQVCSWLSEVLHISRKAFTSHYIEEIPKNNAGKKLYSGLELKN, encoded by the coding sequence ATGATCTTTTCGATTGATAAGAATCCGGCGGGGGAGGCGGCACTGGTAGATGATTCAGGAACATCGATTACCTACGGAGAATTAAACGGATATGTCAAGGAATTCGGGAACAGAATAAAAGGAAGAGCTTTGATTTTCTGCTTTTGTAAAAATATGCCCGGTTCTGTAATAGGTTATCTGGGTTGCCTTGAAAACCATCATGTCGCGCTGCTTCTCGATAAAAATCTGGAACAACAATTTTTAGAAACTCTTGTTGAAATATACCAGCCCTCATATTTTTGGATACCAACACAGCTGCGGTACAAAATTACAGGTATGTTTAAGGAACTGATCTATGAAGCACAGGGATATGAGCTTTTTTCAACAGGGAATGAAGCGCCGGATATGAGCGATGAACTAAGCCTATTACTTACCACATCCGGAAGCATGGGTAATCCGAAGCTGGTTCGCTTGAGCAGGGATAACTTAGTCTCAAATGCACAGGCCATAGCAGATTATCTTCAGCTATCCCCCGAGGAACGGCCTGTCACTTCCCTGCCAATGAATTATACTTACGGATTATCTGTAATAAATAGTCACCTTATTTCCGGAGGAAGTATTCTTCTTACTGAAAAGAGTGTAGTGCAGCAGGAATTCTGGGACTTTGTGAAGGAAAAAAAAGCAACAAGCTTTTCCGGTGTACCCTATACTTATGAGTTACTGAAAAAAATCAAAATTATGAATCAGGATCTCACTTCCATTCGGTATTTTACTCAGGCAGGGGGGAAGCTTTCCAGTGCAATGCAAAAGGAATTTGCCGTATGGGCAAAAGAAAAAGGAAAGCGTTTTTATATTATGTATGGACAGACAGAAGCTACGGCCCGCATGAGTTATCTCCCTGAAGAAAGATGTCTGGATAAAATAGGAAGTATAGGAATTCCAATTCCGGGAGGAAGGTTTCTGATTAAGGCACCGGACGGCAATTATATCGATAAGCCGGATACGGTAGGGGAACTTATATATATGGGAAGCAATGTATCACTTGGATATGCGCAGTGCAGGAAAGATCTTATAAACGGAGACGAAAACAATGGTGTTCTCGAAACCGGTGACATGGCCCGAAAAGATGAAGATGGATATTATTATATTGCTGGCAGGAAGAAACGCTTTATAAAAATATACGGAGTTCGTATTGGACTTGATGAGTGTGAACAACTTCTGATAAATAAGTATGAAGGAGCGGAATTCGCGTGTACCGGATGCGATGATGAACTTCATATATATACGACTGACAGTCAGATAAACGAGCAGGTCTGCAGCTGGCTTTCGGAAGTGCTGCATATCAGCCGCAAGGCGTTTACCAGCCATTATATAGAAGAAATTCCTAAAAACAACGCAGGAAAAAAGCTATACTCCGGGCTGGAATTAAAAAACTGA
- a CDS encoding acyl carrier protein — MTNLEKYNRIVKSNLGADDSQLNDEILVYNRFPRWDSITHVEMVAELEEKFDVMFDTLDITSFGKYSLGITILEKLGVDMGR, encoded by the coding sequence ATGACGAATTTAGAAAAGTATAACAGGATTGTAAAAAGCAATCTGGGAGCAGATGATAGTCAGCTAAATGATGAGATCTTAGTATATAACCGCTTCCCCAGATGGGATTCTATCACGCATGTTGAAATGGTGGCGGAATTGGAGGAAAAGTTTGATGTAATGTTTGATACTCTGGATATTACTTCATTCGGAAAGTATAGCTTGGGAATAACGATTTTGGAAAAGCTGGGAGTTGATATGGGGAGGTAA
- a CDS encoding 3-hydroxyacyl-[acyl-carrier-protein] dehydratase FabZ has protein sequence MPLSQTQIKEILPHRSPLLLLDSVSELIPGISIVSSVTINPKWDIFSGHFPDYPVLPGIYITECMSQAAALMLLSIPERNGKLPLLFQLQQIRFLHSVFPGDVMELKASLKCELGSEMYDCKVSSYVNGKKVAYGIVTMVLK, from the coding sequence ATGCCATTAAGCCAAACACAAATAAAAGAAATCCTGCCTCACAGATCCCCCCTGCTTCTGTTGGATTCGGTATCTGAACTCATTCCGGGAATATCTATCGTATCTTCCGTTACCATAAATCCCAAGTGGGATATTTTCTCCGGGCATTTTCCGGATTATCCGGTCTTACCCGGAATTTATATTACCGAATGCATGTCACAGGCTGCCGCCCTTATGCTTCTATCGATTCCGGAGCGGAATGGCAAGCTTCCTCTTCTGTTTCAATTGCAGCAGATACGTTTTTTACATTCCGTATTCCCGGGCGACGTTATGGAATTAAAAGCATCATTAAAATGTGAACTCGGGAGCGAAATGTATGATTGCAAAGTATCTTCCTACGTTAATGGTAAAAAAGTTGCCTATGGAATAGTTACAATGGTGCTAAAATAA
- a CDS encoding N-acyl homoserine lactonase family protein, translating into MKLYVLNTGYLETDKNAIVACSTSGTRSNPHVQNKWIKLPVMAFLIDTGDGYILYDTGSNPDAMKGYWQNIMQEIYPLHQTEEERLENQLALCGVKPEEIKTVILSHMHLDHAGNLQLFPHADIYVPKADYLNALAAVHMNPDPETHGGYIKGDLERSVKQYHLVTEDFEIAPGIEVLNLPGHTEGLLGLVVHLEGGTIILPQDCIYTSEIYGPPAKASGLLYDSVAFFKSIEKVRKLQKKYDAKVFFAHDDEFFQTLDLAPKYYE; encoded by the coding sequence ATGAAGTTATACGTTCTTAACACAGGTTATCTTGAAACAGACAAAAATGCGATTGTTGCCTGCAGCACATCGGGAACCAGATCAAATCCTCATGTACAGAATAAGTGGATTAAGCTTCCTGTTATGGCGTTTCTCATCGATACGGGCGACGGATACATCTTATATGATACCGGCAGCAATCCTGATGCAATGAAAGGATACTGGCAGAATATCATGCAGGAAATTTATCCGTTACATCAGACGGAAGAAGAAAGACTGGAAAACCAGTTGGCATTATGCGGTGTTAAGCCGGAAGAAATCAAAACGGTTATCCTGTCTCATATGCATCTTGATCATGCAGGAAATCTTCAGTTATTTCCGCATGCGGACATCTATGTACCAAAAGCAGACTATCTGAATGCTCTGGCAGCAGTACATATGAATCCCGATCCGGAAACTCATGGAGGATATATCAAAGGTGATTTGGAAAGATCTGTAAAGCAATATCATCTGGTAACAGAAGATTTTGAAATTGCACCGGGAATCGAGGTACTGAATCTGCCCGGACACACGGAAGGACTTTTAGGTCTGGTCGTTCACTTGGAAGGCGGAACGATTATCCTTCCGCAGGACTGCATTTATACGAGCGAGATTTATGGACCGCCGGCTAAGGCTTCCGGCCTTTTGTACGACTCCGTTGCATTTTTCAAATCGATTGAGAAAGTACGTAAACTTCAGAAAAAATATGATGCAAAAGTATTTTTTGCGCATGATGACGAGTTTTTCCAGACATTGGATCTTGCACCAAAGTATTACGAATAA
- a CDS encoding acetyl-CoA hydrolase/transferase family protein encodes MNWKEKYADKICSADEAVSHIKSGDRVVVAHACGEPVILTDAMVANAEKYDFRDIEVVHMVAMGKASYCAPEMKDRFRHNGLFLGGTTRAAVEEGRGDFTPIFFSQIPGLLKGKLRADVILFQVSEPDEHGYCSYGISCDYTKPCAESAGMRIAQINRNMPRILGDNFIHISELDYIVAEDTDVIQLNPPRIGDAEKKIGENIASLVKDGDCLQLGIGAIPDAVLLFLKEKKDLGIHSEMISDGVVELINAGVITNKMKQIDKGQCVMTFLMGTNKLYDYVRNNPTVKLLPVDVVNDPRIICQNDNVVSINSCVEVDLMGQVCSESIGLKQISGIGGQIDFVRGANMSKGGRTIMAMPATAAKGTISKIVPFLAEGATVTTSRCDVNYVVTEYGIAQLQGQTLKERARQLIAIAAPQFQGGLIEEFTKRFHCEY; translated from the coding sequence ATGAACTGGAAAGAAAAATATGCCGATAAGATTTGTTCGGCAGATGAGGCTGTGTCTCATATAAAATCTGGTGATCGCGTTGTAGTGGCGCATGCATGCGGTGAACCTGTAATTCTTACGGATGCAATGGTGGCTAACGCAGAAAAATATGACTTCAGGGACATCGAAGTCGTGCATATGGTAGCTATGGGAAAAGCAAGCTATTGTGCGCCGGAGATGAAAGATCGTTTTAGGCATAACGGACTTTTCCTGGGAGGTACTACCAGAGCAGCAGTGGAAGAAGGGCGCGGTGACTTTACACCGATTTTCTTCTCACAGATTCCCGGTTTGCTGAAAGGCAAACTGCGTGCAGATGTCATTTTATTTCAGGTAAGTGAACCGGATGAGCATGGTTATTGTTCCTATGGGATATCCTGCGACTACACAAAGCCCTGTGCGGAATCAGCCGGGATGAGAATAGCACAGATCAATCGGAATATGCCGAGAATACTGGGAGATAATTTCATACATATTAGTGAACTGGACTATATTGTTGCCGAGGACACAGATGTAATTCAACTTAATCCTCCCAGGATAGGTGATGCGGAGAAAAAAATAGGTGAAAATATTGCTTCTCTGGTAAAGGACGGAGATTGTCTCCAGTTGGGAATAGGAGCAATTCCGGATGCGGTTCTGCTATTTTTGAAAGAAAAAAAGGACTTGGGTATCCACTCTGAAATGATTTCCGATGGTGTTGTAGAATTAATAAATGCGGGAGTCATTACAAACAAAATGAAACAAATTGATAAAGGGCAATGTGTCATGACATTTCTTATGGGAACAAATAAGCTGTATGACTATGTGAGAAATAATCCGACGGTCAAACTCTTACCTGTAGATGTTGTAAATGATCCCAGAATTATTTGCCAGAATGACAATGTTGTTTCCATAAATTCCTGTGTTGAGGTTGATCTGATGGGGCAGGTTTGTTCGGAATCAATAGGCTTAAAGCAGATTTCAGGAATAGGCGGACAGATAGATTTTGTACGCGGTGCAAATATGTCAAAGGGCGGACGAACAATAATGGCTATGCCTGCAACTGCAGCAAAGGGAACTATATCAAAAATCGTACCGTTTCTGGCGGAGGGAGCTACAGTTACAACCTCTCGCTGTGATGTCAATTATGTGGTCACGGAATATGGAATCGCTCAGCTTCAAGGGCAGACACTGAAAGAGCGCGCCCGTCAGCTTATTGCTATCGCGGCGCCGCAATTCCAGGGTGGGCTTATAGAAGAATTTACAAAGCGCTTCCATTGTGAATACTAA
- a CDS encoding NifU family protein: MSEITVDEIEKVLDEQIRPELSLHGGNIKIAGFENDVLSLRMLGQCSGCPSVNITMEGLVNTKLTEKLPGLKKVSLVNGVSDSLLMEARSILQRRHQ, translated from the coding sequence ATGAGTGAAATTACGGTTGATGAAATTGAAAAGGTGCTGGATGAGCAGATAAGGCCGGAACTTTCTCTTCATGGGGGCAATATAAAGATCGCCGGTTTTGAAAATGATGTGCTTTCATTAAGAATGCTTGGGCAATGCAGCGGATGTCCTTCGGTCAATATAACTATGGAAGGTCTTGTAAATACAAAGCTCACGGAAAAGCTGCCAGGACTTAAAAAAGTTTCTCTGGTAAATGGAGTCAGTGACAGTCTGCTCATGGAAGCACGCAGTATTTTGCAAAGGAGACATCAGTGA
- a CDS encoding 4-hydroxyphenylacetate 3-hydroxylase family protein, producing the protein MALMTGEQYIESIRKLKMEVYMFGERVENPVDDPILRPSLNSVRMTYDLAQDPQYAELMTVISPYTGEKINRFAHIHQNTEDLKNKVKMQRLCGQKTAACFQRCVGMDAFNAVFSTTFEIDKKYGTKYHENFKKFMNYCADKDLTVDGAMTDPKGDRSKAPHAQEDPDLYLRVVETREDGIVVRGAKAHQTGIINSHEVIVMPTISMGPDDKEFAVSFAVPVDSEGILMIIGRQSCDTRKQEGSELDVGNSEFGGVEALVIFDDVFVPNERIFMNGETEFSGIMVERFAGYHRQSYGGCKVGVGDVLIGAAAVAADYNGAAKASAVKDKLIEMTHLNETLYCCGIACSTEGYPTESGAYMIDLLLANVCKQNVTRFPYEIVRLAEDIAGGLMVTAPSEKDLRDEKIGKYVDKYFRGVADVSTENRLRILRLIENLALGTAAVGYRTESMHGAGSPQAQRIMIARQGNLGFKKELAKSIAKIKE; encoded by the coding sequence ATGGCACTGATGACAGGCGAACAATATATCGAAAGCATTCGCAAACTTAAAATGGAAGTTTATATGTTTGGCGAACGAGTGGAGAATCCGGTTGACGATCCTATACTTCGTCCTTCGCTGAACTCTGTAAGAATGACGTACGATCTAGCGCAGGATCCGCAATATGCTGAACTCATGACAGTAATATCACCATATACGGGAGAGAAAATCAATCGGTTTGCGCATATTCACCAAAATACCGAGGATCTAAAGAACAAAGTAAAAATGCAGAGACTTTGCGGTCAGAAAACCGCAGCATGCTTTCAGCGGTGTGTAGGAATGGATGCCTTCAATGCGGTATTTTCCACAACGTTTGAAATAGATAAAAAATATGGAACAAAATATCATGAAAATTTCAAAAAATTTATGAATTATTGCGCTGATAAAGACCTGACAGTGGATGGTGCTATGACAGATCCCAAGGGAGACCGCTCAAAAGCGCCTCATGCTCAGGAAGATCCGGATTTATATCTCCGCGTTGTAGAGACGAGAGAAGACGGCATTGTCGTACGTGGTGCTAAGGCGCATCAAACAGGTATTATTAACTCCCATGAAGTTATTGTAATGCCCACAATATCCATGGGACCGGATGATAAAGAATTTGCTGTTTCTTTCGCCGTACCGGTTGACAGTGAAGGAATATTGATGATCATAGGCCGCCAGTCCTGTGATACAAGGAAGCAGGAGGGCTCCGAACTGGATGTAGGAAACTCGGAATTCGGCGGTGTGGAAGCATTGGTTATTTTTGATGATGTGTTTGTTCCCAATGAAAGAATCTTCATGAACGGTGAGACAGAGTTTTCAGGAATCATGGTAGAAAGATTTGCAGGTTATCACCGCCAGTCTTATGGTGGATGCAAGGTTGGTGTGGGAGATGTACTGATCGGAGCAGCCGCAGTGGCAGCCGACTATAACGGGGCGGCTAAGGCATCTGCAGTGAAGGATAAATTGATTGAGATGACTCATTTAAATGAGACGCTTTACTGCTGCGGAATTGCATGTTCAACCGAGGGTTATCCGACGGAGTCGGGAGCATATATGATCGATTTGCTGCTGGCTAATGTCTGCAAACAGAATGTGACCAGATTCCCGTATGAAATTGTGCGCCTGGCTGAAGATATCGCAGGGGGACTAATGGTTACGGCTCCTTCAGAGAAGGACTTACGGGATGAAAAAATTGGAAAATATGTAGATAAGTATTTCCGTGGTGTTGCGGATGTAAGTACAGAAAACCGATTGAGAATTCTTCGCCTTATTGAAAATCTTGCACTTGGAACAGCGGCTGTTGGATATCGGACAGAATCCATGCATGGAGCGGGTTCTCCTCAGGCACAGCGCATTATGATAGCAAGGCAGGGTAATCTTGGATTTAAGAAGGAACTTGCAAAATCAATAGCAAAAATCAAAGAATAA
- a CDS encoding 5-methyltetrahydropteroyltriglutamate--homocysteine S-methyltransferase, whose translation MKNNAPFKSDIVGSFLRPDYLKQARKDYEEKRISIEELKATEDKAITDLIQKQKKIGLPVITDGEFRRSSWHLDFMWAFNGVGHEKTKKGIPFHGEPALIDDTFLTGKVSVGDHPFVEHFKFVKCLEDETVVARQTIPAPAQFLFQMITPDNLEKTKTIYPNEEELIHDIAEGYKRVIRDLYAAGCRNIQFDDCTWGVCIDPNACLILGTDEKGLQTNIEKLIQINNLAMEEKPEDLVINTHICRGNFHSTWACQGGYERVAEDLFAKENVNAFYLEFDDERSGDFEPLRHMSNDKIVVLGLITTKSPELEKKEFIINRIHEAAKYVPLERLCLSPQCGFASTEEGNKLTEEEQWEKLKLVQEIAKEVWG comes from the coding sequence ATGAAAAATAACGCACCTTTTAAATCTGATATTGTAGGAAGTTTTTTAAGACCTGATTATTTAAAGCAGGCGAGAAAAGATTATGAAGAAAAAAGAATCAGTATAGAAGAATTAAAAGCAACGGAAGATAAGGCGATTACAGATTTGATACAAAAACAGAAGAAAATCGGGTTGCCGGTCATCACAGATGGGGAATTCAGGAGAAGTTCCTGGCATCTCGATTTTATGTGGGCATTTAATGGTGTAGGTCACGAAAAAACAAAAAAGGGGATACCTTTTCATGGAGAACCGGCATTGATCGATGATACATTCTTAACCGGAAAAGTATCGGTCGGCGATCATCCTTTTGTAGAACATTTTAAGTTCGTGAAATGTCTTGAAGACGAAACGGTCGTTGCCAGACAGACAATTCCGGCACCCGCACAGTTTTTATTTCAGATGATCACTCCGGATAATCTGGAAAAAACTAAAACTATCTATCCAAATGAGGAAGAACTGATACATGATATTGCAGAAGGATACAAACGGGTCATCCGGGATTTGTATGCGGCGGGCTGCAGGAATATCCAGTTTGATGACTGTACATGGGGAGTATGTATCGATCCGAATGCGTGCCTTATTTTGGGGACGGATGAGAAAGGCCTGCAGACAAATATTGAAAAACTAATTCAAATCAATAATCTCGCTATGGAAGAAAAGCCGGAAGACCTTGTTATTAACACTCATATCTGCCGGGGGAATTTCCATTCCACCTGGGCTTGCCAGGGAGGATATGAAAGGGTGGCGGAAGATCTTTTTGCAAAGGAAAATGTAAATGCATTTTATTTGGAATTCGATGATGAACGTTCCGGGGATTTTGAACCGCTCCGCCATATGTCTAATGATAAAATAGTTGTATTAGGCTTGATTACAACAAAATCACCCGAGCTGGAGAAAAAAGAATTTATTATTAACCGTATCCATGAGGCGGCAAAATATGTTCCGCTTGAACGCTTATGTCTTAGCCCGCAGTGCGGATTTGCTTCTACGGAAGAAGGAAATAAGCTGACAGAGGAAGAGCAATGGGAAAAGCTGAAACTCGTACAGGAAATTGCAAAAGAAGTATGGGGTTAA
- the metE gene encoding 5-methyltetrahydropteroyltriglutamate--homocysteine S-methyltransferase, translating to MRSAVTGFPRVGKLRELKFASEKYFRGEITEGNLNAVGKALRNENWRLQKDAGIHYISSNDFSFYDGMLDTTILLNAIPGEYRELNLSEQGVYFSMARGYQGVQGDVKAFAMKKWFNTNYHYLVPELYENTKIELSGNKPFDEYEEAKAIGIETKPVVIGAFTFLKLAKYNDGKNADDFMEDIIQCYRDMFERFGQLGTEWIQIDEPALVTDLSKEDITRFVTLYKEILKGKNKLKVLLQTYFGDVRDCYEELAALDFDGIGLDFLEGKKTLELIKAYGFPEDKVLFAGVVNGKNIWKCNYRIALNLIEEIRQHASHIVISTSCSLLHVPYTLESETKLERGIRERFSFAKEKLYELKELSDLAEREDFEKSHEYGDNQRIFEAVRLYEDKKVQADVSELSDEDFRRKADRKKRKQIQKDYFQLPLLPTTTIGSFPQTLEVKKNRSSFRKGEIDKEAYDRQVFSFIEDCIRKQEELGLDVLVHGEFERNDMVEFFGENLAGYVFTEKAWVQSYGTRCVKPPIIFGDVKRIRPITVKYSEYAQSLTDKPVKGMLTGPVTILNWSFPREDVSLQAMAYQIGIAIREEVCDLERAGIKIIQIDEAALKEKLPIRREEWYSEYLDWAIPAFRLCHSKTKPETQIHTHMCYSEFEEIVKDIDNMDADVISFEASRSKLTIIDALQAKHFQTEVGPGVYDIHSPRVPAVEEIVRALQKMLEKIDKNNLWVNPDCGLKTRGISETDASLKNLVEAAKTMRIQL from the coding sequence ATGAGAAGTGCGGTGACTGGCTTTCCGAGAGTAGGAAAGTTAAGAGAATTAAAGTTTGCGTCAGAGAAATATTTTCGCGGAGAAATAACGGAAGGTAATTTAAATGCCGTAGGAAAGGCTTTAAGAAACGAAAACTGGCGGTTACAAAAGGACGCCGGCATTCATTATATATCTTCCAATGATTTCTCGTTTTATGATGGTATGCTGGATACGACCATTTTGCTGAATGCGATTCCCGGGGAATACAGGGAGCTGAATCTAAGTGAACAGGGAGTTTATTTTTCGATGGCAAGAGGGTATCAGGGCGTACAGGGCGATGTAAAAGCTTTTGCCATGAAGAAGTGGTTCAATACGAATTATCATTACTTAGTGCCTGAGCTTTATGAGAATACGAAAATCGAACTTTCCGGAAATAAACCATTCGATGAATATGAAGAAGCAAAGGCTATTGGGATAGAAACAAAGCCGGTCGTAATCGGCGCGTTTACATTTCTCAAACTTGCGAAATATAATGACGGAAAAAACGCTGATGATTTTATGGAAGATATCATTCAGTGCTACAGGGATATGTTCGAAAGGTTTGGGCAGCTTGGTACGGAGTGGATACAGATTGATGAGCCGGCGCTGGTAACGGATTTGTCAAAAGAGGATATTACGAGATTTGTAACGTTATATAAAGAAATCCTGAAAGGAAAAAATAAACTAAAGGTGTTGCTTCAGACCTATTTTGGGGATGTGAGGGATTGTTATGAGGAGCTTGCGGCTTTAGATTTTGATGGGATCGGGTTGGATTTCCTTGAAGGGAAGAAGACGCTTGAGCTTATTAAAGCATATGGATTTCCGGAGGATAAAGTCTTGTTTGCCGGAGTTGTGAACGGAAAAAACATTTGGAAATGTAATTATAGAATAGCGCTGAACTTGATTGAAGAGATTAGACAACATGCTTCGCACATTGTTATATCAACTTCATGTTCTTTGCTCCATGTGCCTTATACCCTGGAAAGTGAAACAAAGCTTGAGCGTGGTATTCGGGAACGTTTTTCGTTTGCAAAGGAAAAGTTGTATGAACTGAAAGAACTTTCTGACCTGGCAGAAAGAGAAGACTTTGAAAAGTCCCATGAGTATGGAGATAATCAAAGAATATTTGAGGCAGTCAGGCTGTATGAGGATAAGAAGGTACAGGCGGATGTTTCGGAACTTTCCGATGAGGATTTCAGAAGAAAAGCGGACAGGAAGAAACGAAAACAGATCCAAAAGGATTATTTTCAATTGCCGCTGTTGCCAACAACGACAATCGGATCCTTTCCGCAGACTTTGGAGGTGAAGAAGAACAGGAGCAGTTTTCGAAAAGGTGAAATCGATAAGGAGGCATACGACAGGCAAGTATTTTCATTTATAGAGGATTGTATTAGAAAACAAGAAGAACTTGGTCTGGATGTACTTGTGCATGGAGAATTTGAGCGCAATGATATGGTGGAATTTTTCGGTGAAAATCTTGCCGGATATGTGTTCACGGAGAAGGCATGGGTCCAGTCTTACGGGACAAGATGCGTAAAACCGCCGATTATCTTTGGAGATGTAAAGCGTATCAGACCCATTACGGTTAAATATTCAGAATATGCGCAGAGCTTGACCGATAAACCGGTTAAGGGAATGCTTACCGGACCTGTTACCATATTAAACTGGTCATTTCCCAGAGAAGATGTCAGCCTTCAGGCGATGGCATATCAGATAGGAATTGCGATCCGGGAAGAAGTGTGTGATTTGGAAAGGGCGGGAATTAAAATCATACAGATAGATGAAGCCGCACTTAAGGAGAAGCTTCCCATCAGAAGAGAAGAATGGTACAGCGAATATTTGGACTGGGCGATCCCTGCATTTCGCCTTTGCCATAGTAAAACGAAACCTGAAACACAGATTCACACACATATGTGCTACAGCGAATTCGAGGAAATCGTAAAGGATATTGATAATATGGATGCGGATGTTATTTCGTTTGAAGCATCCCGCTCAAAGCTTACTATCATTGATGCGTTGCAGGCAAAACATTTTCAGACGGAGGTTGGACCCGGAGTATATGATATCCACTCTCCGAGAGTGCCTGCAGTCGAGGAAATTGTCCGGGCTTTGCAGAAAATGCTGGAAAAGATAGACAAGAATAATCTGTGGGTAAACCCGGACTGCGGTTTGAAAACACGAGGCATTTCGGAAACGGATGCGAGTCTTAAAAATTTGGTTGAGGCAGCAAAAACGATGAGAATTCAGCTCTAG
- a CDS encoding ABC transporter permease codes for MFYRILKAEWMKLRHSPVWLAFIFLPILPAFMGTFNYVQNIGILQKEWYSLWTQHTLFTCFFFLPAIIGVYCSYLYRLEHMNYNWNAVMTSPVPISSLFFAKLLSASAMVVLTQIWIGILFVLCGKITGLSSPIPPQLPEWLLTGTAGAIVICAVQLCLSLVIRSFAVPVGIALIGGITGIGMISKGYGHLFPYSLFSLGMRANQPDGSMSYNLGQFLISCAIYLLLCILFAVYWLRHRDVK; via the coding sequence ATGTTTTATCGTATTCTAAAGGCGGAATGGATGAAGCTGCGGCATAGTCCTGTGTGGCTTGCATTTATCTTCCTTCCGATACTGCCTGCCTTTATGGGAACCTTTAACTATGTGCAGAATATAGGAATTTTACAGAAAGAATGGTACAGCTTGTGGACACAGCATACCTTATTTACCTGTTTTTTCTTTCTTCCTGCCATTATAGGTGTGTATTGCTCCTATCTGTACCGCCTGGAGCATATGAACTATAATTGGAATGCTGTTATGACATCCCCCGTACCTATAAGCAGTTTGTTTTTCGCAAAGCTTTTATCGGCTTCGGCTATGGTGGTTTTAACTCAGATTTGGATCGGAATATTATTTGTATTGTGTGGAAAGATTACAGGACTTTCTTCGCCCATACCGCCCCAATTGCCGGAGTGGCTTCTGACCGGTACTGCCGGAGCCATTGTAATCTGTGCCGTACAACTCTGCCTATCTCTCGTTATCCGAAGCTTTGCCGTTCCGGTGGGAATCGCATTGATTGGCGGTATTACCGGAATAGGAATGATTTCCAAAGGCTATGGACATTTATTCCCGTATTCTCTTTTTAGCCTTGGAATGCGTGCTAATCAGCCGGATGGCAGTATGTCGTACAATTTGGGACAGTTTCTTATAAGCTGCGCGATATATCTTCTTCTCTGCATTTTGTTTGCCGTATATTGGCTAAGGCATCGGGATGTAAAATGA